A single genomic interval of Penaeus vannamei isolate JL-2024 chromosome 21, ASM4276789v1, whole genome shotgun sequence harbors:
- the LOC113804962 gene encoding protein SPT2 homolog: MDFSYLLELAKDNDQNNKKEISKSRFSTKVSAAKKLDRPSPKVGAIKALLEKKEEKKRKENEEFKKKRDNLLALRAQDRKANKRVNAMINRTKGACKAVLDDAKDITTARGEEQCDEDDYGYESAMSQQIFSKLADRYANMPEDDKLKFVKRSKGSIDDIKSRVINSLKKEEEEEMGPRKRKRRRKHDDEDGFINDGDAYDDFPSTSDSKKSSLSTGVKVPTNINLTNYKSDKYNNFKYDKEKEKEKEKEKEKEKEKERHKKHKEKSKAKAAPPPMSFEELLKVAQKKQTPGGKTEEEVKKKAKEQEKKKDIDRPLTAKEKEELEEERRRKLRRMGKLPPEKKEPEKSKEKGPKTEPGSQEEKAKKEGDKMGGKNKPASKLQQALEKPKPEPKVIDRSKYFAVPAAVKPREPPQSRDSRPPQNNKQMPSKSQDSRAVSANDGRPQKSREFPPRDLKPQKSRDFPPRDKGRPFPPPDLHRRPPPGPALKRGRIESDSEEEYDSEMDDFIDDGEEELDYSNEIKKMFGYDKSRYADDEDDCDDMEASFSQMQKEERISAKIGLMEDLEDMKREEEEKKLKMIRMKKMKKGR, from the exons aTTTCTAAAAGTAGGTTCTCCACGAAGGTCTCAGCGGCAAAGAAGCTCGACCGACCGTCCCCAAAGGTAGGGGCTATTAAAGCACTgctagaaaagaaggaagagaagaaacggaaggaaaatgaggaattcaaaaagaagagagat AACTTGCTTGCTCTTCGGGCACAAGACAGAAAGGCCAACAAACGTGTTAATGCTATGATTAACAGAACCAAAGGCGCTTGTAAAGCAGTGCTGGATGATGCAAAG GATATTACAACTGCCCGAGGGGAGGAGCAATGCGATGAGGATGACTATGGCTACGAGTCTGCTATGAGCCAGCAGATCTTCAGCAAATTGGCTGACCGTTATGCCAACATGCCAGAGGACGACAAGTTGAAGTTTGTTAAGAGATCCAAAGGCAGCATTGATGATATTAAG AGTCGAGTCATCAATAGtcttaagaaagaagaggaggaggaaatgggtccaaggaaaagaaaaagaagacgcaaACATGATGACGAGGATGGATTTATAAATGATGGAGATGCATATGACGATTTTCCTTCCACGTCAGATTCTAAGAAGTCCAGCTTGAGTACAGGAGTGAAGGTTCCAACCAATATCAACTTGACAAACTACAAAAGTGATAAATACAACAATTTCAAGtatgataaggagaaagaaaaagaaaaagaaaaggaaaaggagaaggagaaggagaaagagagacataaaaagcaCAAGGAAAAGAGCAAGGCCAAGGCAGCACCTCCCCCCATGAGCTTTGAGGAGTTGCTAAAAGTGGCCCAGAAAAAACAGACTCCAGGAGgcaaaacagaagaagaggtCAAGAAAAAAGCTaaggagcaagagaagaagaaggacattGATCGGCCACTCACtgccaaggagaaagaggaattagaggaagagagaagaagaaagttacGAAGAATGGGCAAGCTGCCTCCAGAGAAGAAGGAACCAGAGAAGTCCAAGGAGAAGGGACCGAAGACTGAGCCAGGTAGtcaggaagagaaagcaaagaaggaaGGCGACAAGATGGGTGGGAAGAATAAGCCTGCAAGCAAACTGCAACAGGCACTGGAGAAACCAAAACCTGAACCCAAAGTGATTGACAGAAGTAAATACTTTGCAGTTCCAGCAGCGGTCAAGCCACGAGAACCTCCTCAGAGCAGGGACTCAAGGCCTCcccaaaataataaacagatgccTTCCAAGTCCCAAGACAGCCGAGCAGTCTCAGCCAATGATGGAAGACCGCAAAAGAGCAGAGAGTTTCCTCCGAGAGACCTCAAGCCCCAAAAGTCCCGTGACTTTCCACCAAGAGACAAAGGacgcccattccctcccccaGACTTGCATCGACGACCGCCCCCTGGTCCAGCGCTCAAGAGAGGTCGGATTGAAAGTGATTCTGAAGAGGAGTATGATTCAGAAATGGATGATTTCATTGATGACGGAGAAGAAGAATTGGATTACTCAAATGAAATCAAGAAGATGTTTGGATACGATAAGAGCAGATATGC agatgatgaagatgactgtGATGACATGGAGGCTTCATTCTCTCAGATGCAGAAAGAGGAGCGCATCTCTGCGAAAATTGGTCTCATGGAAGATCTGGAGgatatgaagagagaagaggaagagaagaaattaaaaatgatcaggatgaaaaagatgaagaagggtaGATGA
- the LOC113804963 gene encoding RNA polymerase II-associated protein 3 — protein MAKNSSLVLQNNIKNNSEELKDFLNDLNNWEKDIKIVDTQLAGQAKEGKTDVVPPVRCKNKLQTSVSEAPRKTSSSGESKRKKNEEGEKEKERIKAYDYAAWDKFDVDKALESSDEDETTTSTTKTTTTKLSKQERATALKEEGNKCYSSGQLDSAIAKYTQAMALDPSNPILPANRAMAYIKIEKYTAAEADCNKCIKLDPKYIKAFLRRGTSRIKLAKLEAAREDFQKVLGLEPWNKEAKKELEKLNKVLAGEKKDKVPDKDKKETGRESSKKDTKPKGAAQDKEKVTHQDVSKTRKESSDVKESRGKGSESSNQGSKTRAKKIKIEEVGFVKEDKRSGDPDVVTPIEKPPHLRSMKPLKRISVIDVPTCDAIGKLTTEKTDEQDVQNSSVKAKPKTSNVDKSQAAEKTTSISTIPLPPRTSHQFTQDWLRLSAHQTRAIEYLKTIPSSFFNNVDLDTDVLVDVLRALTSENVTPLEAASYLTALAKSNEFAVNIMFLDSKQKEVLYSLVTKCKEEEKYSREIKELEKLIP, from the exons ATGGCGAAGAATTCGTCTCTGGTGCTGCAAAATAACATCAAGAACAATTCTGAGGAACTGAAGGACTTCCTGAACGATCTGAATAACTGGGAAAAAGATATTAAGATTGTCGACACGCAATTGGCAGGACAGGcaaaggaagggaagacagaT GTGGTTCCTCCTGTACGATGCAAGAACAAGCTACAGACTTCTGTGTCAGAAGCCCCCAGAAAGACATCGTCAAGTGGtgagagtaaaaggaagaaaaatgaagagggagaaaaagaaaaagaaagaattaaggcTTATGACTATGCAGCGTGGGATAAGTTTGATGTC GATAAGGCATTGGAGTCTTCAGATGAGGATGAGACAACGACTTCCACCACAAAAACTACCACCACGAAGCTCAGCAAGCAGGAAAGAGCCACTGCCCTGAAAGAAGAG ggtaaCAAATGCTACAGTAGTGGACAACTTGATAGTGCTATAGCCAAGTACACCCAGGCAATGGCACTAGATCCAAGCAACCCCATCCTACCCGCAAACCGAGCAATGGCTTATATCAAGATAGAAAA GTATACTGCTGCTGAGGCTGACTGCAATAAGTGCATAAAGTTGGATCCAAAATACATTAAGGCTTTCTTAAGGAGAGGAACTTCTCGGATAAAGCTAGCAAAACTGGAGGCAGCAAGGGAGGACTTCCAGAAG GTGCTGGGACTAGAACCATGGAACAAAGAAGCCAAAAAGGAATTAGAGAAGCTAAACAAAGTCCTTGCCGGTGAGAAGAAAGACAAGGTACCAGACAAGGAcaaaaaagagacagggagggaaagcagCAAAAAGGATACAAAACCGAAGGGAGCAGCACAAGATAAGGAAAAGGTGACACACCAAGATGTGTCCAAAACCCGCAAGGAGAGTAGTGATGTCAAAGAGTCgcgaggcaaggggagtgagtcCAGCAACCAAGGGAGTAAAACAAGGGCAAAGAAGATTAAGATAGAGGAAGTTGGTTTTGTGAAAGAAGATAAAAGGTCTGGAGATCCTGATGTTGTTACCCCCATTGAAAAGCCACCCCACCTGAGGTCCATG AAACCTCTGAAGAGAATATCAGTGATAGATGTACCTACATGTGATGCCATTGGAAAGTTAACCACAGAAAAAACAGATGAACAAGATGTACAAAATAGTTCTGTAAAAGCAAAGCCAAAAACCAGCAATGTGGATAAGTCCCAG GCTGCAGAAAAGACGACCTCCATTAGTACCATTCCTCTTCCACCTAGAACCTCACATCAGTTTACGCAGGACTGGTTGAGACTTTCTGCTCATCAGACACGAGCTATTGAGTATTTGAAG ACaattccctcttcatttttcaACAATGTGGACTTGGACACTGATGTGCTGGTGGACGTATTAAGAGCATTGACATCGGAAAATGTTACACCCTTGGAGGCAGCATCATATTTAACGGCCCTTGCAAAGTCCAATGAGTTTGCAGTGAACATCATGTTCTTGGATAGTAAACAGAAGGAAG TTCTTTACAGTTTGGTGACAAagtgcaaggaggaggagaaatattcTAGAGAGATCAAAGAACTAGAAAAACTGATACCATAG